The Muricauda sp. SCSIO 65647 genome includes a region encoding these proteins:
- a CDS encoding homogentisate 1,2-dioxygenase → MPIYHKLGKIPQKRHIQFEKPEGGLYYEQLFGTIGFDGMSSLLYHIHRPTQVKEVEKPLDVNPKIAVAKNITSRKLIGFDIKPKDDFLEAREPLLVNSDVHVGLAAPKKSLTEYFYKNADADEMLFVHKGSGTLKTFLGNIPFEYGDYLIIPRGMIYQIEFDSEDNRILYAESFHPIYTPKRYRNWFGQLLEHSPFCERDYKLPQDLEVHDEKGAFLMKIKKQGMLHSLVYATHPFDVVGWDGYNFPYGFSIHNFEPITGRVHQPPPVHQTFETGAFVVCSFCPRLYDYHPKAIPAPYNHSNIDSDEVLYYVDGDFMSRTGIGPGYISLHPAGIPHGPHPGTYEASIGKKGTEELAVMIDTFKPLQLTENAMKIDDGKYYSSWLE, encoded by the coding sequence ATGCCAATCTATCATAAACTCGGAAAGATTCCCCAAAAACGGCACATCCAGTTTGAAAAGCCTGAAGGGGGGCTATATTATGAGCAGTTGTTCGGCACCATCGGTTTTGATGGCATGTCTTCATTGCTCTATCATATTCATAGGCCTACACAGGTAAAGGAAGTTGAAAAACCTCTGGATGTAAATCCGAAGATCGCGGTAGCCAAAAACATTACCTCCCGAAAATTGATAGGGTTTGATATCAAGCCGAAAGATGATTTTCTCGAGGCCCGTGAACCCCTTTTGGTGAACAGTGATGTACATGTTGGGCTAGCTGCGCCGAAGAAATCCCTGACCGAGTATTTTTACAAGAATGCCGATGCCGATGAGATGCTGTTCGTTCACAAAGGTTCAGGTACCTTGAAGACTTTTTTGGGAAACATTCCCTTTGAGTATGGCGATTACCTGATCATACCCCGTGGCATGATCTACCAGATTGAATTCGATTCGGAAGACAATCGCATTCTCTATGCGGAGTCGTTTCACCCTATCTACACTCCCAAACGCTACCGCAACTGGTTCGGGCAATTGTTGGAGCATTCTCCCTTCTGTGAGCGCGATTACAAACTTCCCCAAGATTTGGAGGTCCATGATGAAAAGGGAGCGTTTCTAATGAAAATCAAAAAACAGGGCATGTTGCATAGTCTGGTCTATGCCACACATCCCTTCGATGTGGTCGGATGGGATGGCTATAATTTCCCTTACGGATTTTCAATCCACAACTTTGAACCGATTACGGGTCGTGTACACCAGCCACCACCCGTGCACCAAACCTTCGAGACCGGGGCATTTGTGGTATGTTCGTTCTGCCCAAGGCTGTACGACTATCATCCAAAAGCGATTCCGGCGCCATACAATCATTCCAACATCGATTCTGATGAGGTATTGTACTATGTCGATGGCGATTTTATGAGCCGTACCGGTATTGGCCCGGGCTACATTTCACTGCACCCGGCAGGTATTCCCCATGGGCCACACCCAGGCACTTATGAGGCCAGTATCGGCAAAAAGGGAACAGAAGAGCTAGCGGTCATGATCGATACGTTCAAGCCGTTACAACTTACCGAGAATGCCATGAAAATCGATGATGGCAAGTATTACAGCTCTTGGTTAGAATAA
- the fahA gene encoding fumarylacetoacetase, whose protein sequence is MIINIPENSDFSIHNIPFGIFSTKDRSPRAGVAVGDHILDLAATAELDVFDFNTAVFERKDLNDFIFLGKEITSKVRKDIQHWLQDDASPLAGKPELFVKRSEARMHMPVCVGDYTDFYSSIEHATNVGKMFRDPENALLPNWKHIPVGYHGRASSIIISDQPIYRPKGQTLPKDSNTPVFGPSQRLDFELEMGFVVGKKTTLGESVSTAEAEDYIFGLVLFNDWSARDIQKWEYVPLGPFLAKNFASSISPWIVTLDALEPFKVEGPEQKPEVLPYLQYEGKKNYDIDLEVALAPENGEAETICRSNFKYMYWNMAQQLAHHTVNGCNVHVGDMMASGTISGKGEDSYGSMLELAWMGTKPLTLKDGSERKFINDGDTVVMRGHAEKDGKRVGFGEVRTKVLPAK, encoded by the coding sequence ATGATCATAAACATACCTGAAAACTCAGATTTTTCGATCCATAACATTCCATTCGGAATTTTTTCCACAAAAGATAGAAGTCCGCGTGCCGGTGTTGCCGTAGGCGACCATATTTTAGATTTGGCGGCCACGGCAGAATTGGATGTATTTGATTTCAATACAGCGGTATTCGAACGCAAAGACCTCAACGATTTCATTTTTTTGGGAAAGGAAATCACCTCAAAAGTTCGAAAAGACATTCAACATTGGCTACAAGATGATGCCTCGCCATTGGCAGGAAAACCAGAACTTTTTGTGAAACGGTCAGAGGCCCGGATGCACATGCCCGTTTGCGTGGGCGACTATACCGATTTCTATTCGAGCATCGAGCATGCCACCAATGTGGGCAAAATGTTCCGCGACCCTGAGAACGCCCTGTTGCCCAACTGGAAGCATATTCCCGTGGGGTACCATGGCAGGGCAAGTTCGATAATTATCAGCGACCAACCCATTTATCGCCCCAAGGGCCAGACCTTGCCAAAAGATTCGAACACACCCGTTTTCGGTCCATCACAGCGATTGGATTTTGAGCTCGAAATGGGTTTTGTTGTTGGAAAGAAAACGACCTTGGGCGAATCAGTCTCTACGGCTGAAGCAGAAGACTATATCTTCGGATTGGTATTGTTCAATGATTGGTCGGCCCGTGATATACAGAAATGGGAGTACGTGCCTCTAGGACCTTTTTTGGCCAAAAACTTTGCCTCTTCCATCTCGCCATGGATAGTTACGTTAGATGCTCTGGAACCATTTAAAGTCGAAGGGCCTGAACAAAAACCCGAAGTACTCCCCTATTTGCAATATGAGGGAAAGAAGAATTATGACATTGATCTAGAAGTGGCCTTGGCCCCCGAAAACGGCGAAGCCGAAACGATATGCCGTTCCAACTTCAAATATATGTACTGGAACATGGCCCAACAATTGGCGCACCATACGGTGAACGGTTGTAATGTTCACGTAGGCGACATGATGGCCTCAGGTACCATTTCAGGTAAGGGTGAAGATTCATATGGCTCTATGCTTGAACTGGCCTGGATGGGCACTAAACCCCTGACATTGAAAGATGGTTCAGAACGAAAGTTCATCAATGACGGTGATACGGTCGTCATGCGTGGCCATGCCGAAAAAGATGGCAAGCGGGTAGGTTTTGGTGAGGTGAGAACTAAGGTGTTACCCGCAAAATAG
- a CDS encoding flavin reductase family protein: protein MESIKTVTPKDLSQPDLHSILLSAVAPRPICFASTIDKKGNVNLSPFSFFNVFSSNPPLMIFSPARSGRDNSTKHSYQNVKEVPEVVINIVNHPMVEQMSLASTAYEKGTNEFIKAGFAQVPSEKVGPPRVGEAPVSFECKVTKIIELAELPGAGNLIFAEVVLIHINEKYLDEQGGLDTTKLDLVGRMGGSWYTRSSGDSLFEIPKPIRTKGIGVDQLPEGIRESEILTGNNLGRLGNVEKLPTETEIENAATLSAAKGASTKRELHQVAKEQLEAGETELALAVLLYAEKID from the coding sequence ATGGAAAGCATTAAAACCGTTACGCCGAAAGACCTGTCGCAACCTGATTTGCACAGCATTTTACTGAGTGCCGTGGCACCGCGCCCTATATGCTTTGCGAGCACTATTGACAAAAAGGGAAATGTGAATTTGAGCCCGTTCAGTTTTTTCAACGTCTTTAGCTCGAATCCGCCCCTGATGATCTTTTCACCGGCCCGAAGCGGCCGTGACAACAGCACAAAGCATTCATACCAGAATGTGAAAGAGGTGCCCGAAGTGGTCATCAACATCGTGAACCACCCGATGGTCGAACAAATGTCGCTGGCCAGTACCGCTTATGAAAAGGGCACCAATGAGTTTATCAAGGCGGGCTTTGCCCAAGTGCCCAGTGAGAAGGTCGGGCCCCCACGGGTAGGCGAGGCACCTGTCTCATTCGAATGCAAGGTCACCAAGATCATTGAATTGGCCGAACTGCCTGGAGCTGGTAACCTCATTTTTGCCGAAGTGGTGCTCATACATATCAACGAGAAATACCTTGATGAACAGGGAGGTCTAGATACCACAAAACTCGATTTGGTGGGCCGTATGGGCGGTAGCTGGTACACCCGTTCGAGCGGTGATTCCTTATTCGAAATTCCGAAACCCATTCGAACCAAGGGCATTGGGGTAGATCAATTACCAGAAGGAATTCGCGAAAGCGAAATATTGACGGGCAATAATCTGGGCAGATTGGGCAATGTGGAGAAGCTTCCGACCGAAACGGAAATAGAAAATGCCGCTACCCTATCTGCTGCCAAAGGGGCGTCCACGAAACGAGAACTTCATCAGGTCGCCAAAGAACAATTGGAAGCCGGCGAAACCGAATTGGCGCTGGCCGTATTGCTATATGCCGAAAAAATCGATTGA